The following nucleotide sequence is from Nitratidesulfovibrio termitidis HI1.
GATGGACTACCCGGAAACCTTCGACGCCGACGCCGTGGCCCGCAAGTGCAACGGCTGGTTCACCCGCGACGTGAAGATCGGCGACAAGGAATACAAGAAGGGGCAGCAGGTGCCCGGCTTCGCCAACCTGCGCGACGACGGCTCCACCGTCAGCCTGAACTGGCTGTACTGCGGCGGCTACACCGACTCGGGCAACCTGGCCAAGCGGCGCGACCTGACCCAGACGCCCATGCAGGCCAGGATCGGCATGTTCCCCGGTTTCGCGTGGGCCTGGCCCATGAACCGGCGGGTGCTGTACAACCGCGCCTCGGTGAACCCGCAGGGCAAGCCGTACAACCCCGATCGCGTGGTCATAGAATGGCAGGACGGCAAGTGGGTGGGCGATGTGCCCGACGGCGGTGCGCCGCCCATGGCCATGGAAAAGGGCACCTACCCCTTCATCATGACCACCGAGGGCCGTTCGCAGATCTACGGCCCCGGCCGCGAGGATGGTCCCTTCCCCGAACACTACGAGCCTGCCGAAACGCCGCTGAAGACCAACCCCTTCTCCAGGCAGATGAACAACCCCTGCATGAAGATGACCATCAGCGACATCGACAAGCTGGCCGCCCACGGCGACCCCAAATACCCCATCGTGCTGACCACCTACAGCCTGACCGAGCACTGGTGCTCCGGCTCCGAGACGCGCAACGCGCCGCCCCTGCTGGAGGCGGAACCGCAGCAGTACATCGAGATGAGCCACGAACTGGCCAAGGAAAAGGGCATCAAGAACGGCGACGTGGTCGAGGTGGAAAGCATCCGCGGCGTGGTGCAGGCGGTGGCCATGGTCACCATCCGCATCCGGCCCTTCAAGGTGGAAGGCAAGACGCTGCACCTCGTGGGCATGCCCTTCTGCTTCGGCTGGACCAAGCCCAAGTGCGGGGACTCGGTGAACCGCCTCACCCCTTCGGTGGGCGACCCCAACACCACCATCCCCGAATACAAGGCCAGCCTCGTCAACCTGCGCAAGGCCGCCAAGGTGACCGAACTGTAGCCGTCCCCGCCGGGGTGCGGAGCGCACGACGCCCCGTACCCTGGCCGGACGCCATGGCGCGAAGCCAAGGAGAACCGAAATGCCCAAGGCGTTTCTGATAGATACCACGCGGTGCACGGCCTGCCGGGGTTGCCAGGTGGCCTGCAAGGAATGGAAGAACCTGCCCCCGGTGCCCACCAAGCAGACCGGCACCCACCAGAACCCGCCGGACCTGAACCCGTACAACTTCAAGCTGGTACGCTTCAGCGAGCACATGGTGAACGGCGCCGTGCAATGGTACTTCTTCCCGGACCAGTGCAGGCATTGCGTGGATGCGCCGTGCATGCTGGTGGCCTCTAACCCAGAAGCCATCATCCAGGACGCGGATACCGGCGCTGTCATCTACACCGAGCTGACGGCCAAGGAAAACATCGACGACATCCGGGGGGCCTGCCCGTACGACATCCCCCGCAAGGACCCGGCCACCGGGCGCATCGTCAAGTGCGACATGTGCATCGACCGCGTGCGCGCCAACATGCTGCCCATGTGCGTGAAAAGCTGCGCCATGGGGGCCATGAACTTCGGCGACCGCGCGGCCATGCTGCAACTGGCCGAAGAACGGCTGGCCGCGGTGAAGAAGACCTTCCCGGCGGCGCAACTGCTGAACGTGAAGGACGTTTCCGTGATCTTCCTGGTGGCCGATGACCCCAAGAAGTACCACACCCACGCCGTGGCCGATGCGGCCCCCCGCCAGATGACCCGCAAGCAGTTCGTGGCCCGTCTGGCCGCCCCGCTGCGGGGGCTGGCCGACACCACCAACAGCTGATCATGACATCCCCCGTGCGGCGCCCACTGCGGGCTGCCGCACGGGGTCATTCGCACCGCATCCGCAAGGGAGCCACGCATGCATGCCGCCACGCCCGACACACCCGTAGCACCGATAACCGCCACGCCCGTGCCCGATGGGGAAACGCCTGACGCGACCCACGGCCCCCTGCCGGATGCCCCCACCCGCCTGCTTCAGGACGCCGCACGCCTTGTGCACGAGGTGCCCCCCCTGCGCCCGCTGCTGGATGCCTTCGTCCCCCTGCTGGAAGCCCGCGCCACGTTGCGCGATGCCGCCCCCGGCTGGATCGGCCCCCTGCCTGCCCCGGCGCAGGACGCATCCGTAAAGGGCATCCCCCTGCTGTCGGGCATCGGCTTTCAGGACGTGACGGAGCACCTGCCCGCCGCCCTCGAACAACTGTTGCCGGTAATGGAAGAGGCGTTCCCCGCCCTTGCGCCGGAGCTGGCAGCCCTGCGGCAAGCTCTGGCCAGCGGCGATATCGACGCCTCGGCGCTGTCCGCCGTGGCTGGCGGGCGCACCATCACCCTGCCCTCCGGCATCTCCGCCGAGGTGCTGTCCTTCGTGGCGAGTGAAGCAGTGCGACCGTTCATCGAACGTCAGGCCCGTGACCTGGTGCCCGTCCTGCGAGCCATGCCCTGGGCACGACCGGTGTGCCCGACATGCGGCGGGGCACCCGGCTTTTCGCGCCTGCAACGCGAACGGGACGACAACGAATTCATCACCGGTCACGGTGGCGTGCGGTTTCTGCATTGCGCCACCTGCGCCACCGAATGGCGGTACAAGCGGGTTTCCTGCCCCGGTTGCGGCAACGAGGAGCCGGAGCAACTGGGCCTGCTGGCGACGCGGGAACGACCCTTCGAACGGGCCGACACCTGCGATGCCTGCAAGCGCTACATCCTGTGCCAGGATGCCACGGAATTCATCAACCTGCCCGATGCGACCATTTCGGTGCTGGCCATGCTGCCACTGGAACTGCAAGCCCGGCAGGCCGGATACCTGCCGCTGGTGCCCCAGCCGTGGAGTGCCGGGTAAACGCCCCACGGCGCACGGCGCGTCTTCACATCCATAGCGGGCAGTCCCGCGCCCGCCCTCTTGCCCGCCCTCCCTCTCGCGCAGCCCCCGCCACCAGCGGGGGCTGCGGTTTTGAAGCAGTAACGCTGGTCACACCATCACTGCCAACGTCACCAATACGCCACCCCGCCGTCACCATAACGAGCCGCATGGCTGTTTAACCATACAATTTCAGGATGTTGACGCAAAACCGTAAATGTGTGCAACATATCCTGCCCATAATCGTGCCGCTTTTCCGGCTGTTCACGCGGTTGCATGTAACGCCCGGCATATTTGCCGCAATCGCCAGATCGGCCCACGCCATACGTACCCAACCCCAAGCGACAGGGGGTCGCATTGTCCGCCATTCAACTTCTGAACGTCAGCAGGCACTGGGGCGACGTCCGCGCCGTGGACGACGTCTCCTTCGAGGTGGAACAGGGCGCCATGCTGGTGCTGCTGGGGCCTTCGGGCTGCGGCAAGTCCACAACCCTGCGGCTCATCGCGGGTCTGGAATCCGTCACCTCTGGCCGGATCATGATCGGCGAGCGCGACGTCACCAACCTGCCCCCGGCCCAGCGCCAGCTGGCCATGGTCTTCCAGTCGTACGCGCTGTTCCCGCACCTGACGGTGCGCGAGAACATCCTGTTCGGGCTTACCGTACGCAAGGTGCCCGAGCCCGAGCGCGAAAAACGCCTGACCCGCGCCGTGGACATCCTGGGGCTGGGCGCCCTGCTGCAACGCAAGCCGGGCGAACTTTCCGGCGGGCAGCAGCAGCGCGTGGCCCTGGGCCGCGCCCTGGTGGCCGAGGCCGCCGTGTGCCTGATGGACGAGCCGCTCTCCAACCTTGACGCCAAGCTGCGCCACGAAATGCGGCGTGAAATCCGCGCCTTGCAGCAGACCCTGGGCATGACCATGGTCTACGTCACCCACGACCAGACCGAGGCCATGAGCATGGCCGACCGGATCATCCTGATGCAGGGCGGGCGCATCGTGCAGAACGCCACGCCGTCCGAGCTGTATTCCCTCCCGGCAACCACCTTTGCGGGCAACTTCATCGGCACGCCGCCCATGAACCTGGTGCGGCTGGACGATGCGCGCGGCAGCGTGTGCGTGGCGGGCAGCCGGTCCGGCACGGTGAGCGTGGTGGACAGTGCGGACTATGTGCTGGGCATCCGGCCGGAACATGTGCGCATCGTGCCGGATGGCTGGCGCGCCGTGGTGGAAAGCGTGGAATATCTGGGGTCCAGTTCCGTGCTGGGGTGCCGCGTGGGGGGCGAGGAACTTTCCGTGGTGGTGGACGGCGTGTCGGACATTGCCGTGGGGGCCGAAATCTACCTGCACTGCCCGGACGAGCACATCCACGTCTTTGACGCACAAACCGGCGAACGGCGCGGCACCTGCCGCTGACACAGACCCGCGACACAACAGACACATTCGCACCGTATTGGTGATTCCGGCGGTTTACGACCCACATCCCAACGCAACATCGCAGGAGGCATCACAATGACCGGTTTCAGGAAAGCGTGCACCCTGGCGGCGGCGGCACTGCTGTCGCTGACCCTGCTGGCGGGCACCGCACTGGCGGAAAAGGTGAATCTTACCTTCTACTTCCCCGTATCCGTCGGCGGTCCCATCACCAAGATCGTGGAGGGCATGACCGAGCAGTTCATGAAGGAACACCCGGACATCCAGGTCACCCCGGTGTACGCGGGCATCTACCGCGAAACCCTCACCAAGGCCCTTACCGCCCTGCGCGGGGGCGAGCCGCCGCATGTGGCCGTGCTGCTGTCCACCGACATGTACACCCTCATCGACGAGGACGCGGTGGTCGCTTACGACGACATCCTGAAGCCGGAGGAAATGGGCTTCACCAAGGCGTTCTTCCCCGGTTTCATGCGCAACAGCCAGACCGGCGGCAAGACCTGGGGCATTCCCTTCCAGCGTTCCACCATCGTGATGTACTGGAACAAGGAGGCCTTCAAGGCCGCCGGGCTGGACCCCGAAAAGGGCCCCGCCACCTGGAAGGAACTGGTGGAAATGGGCAAGAAGCTGACCGTGCGTGACGCCTCTGGCAAGGTCACCCAGTGGGGCGTGGCCATTCCCTCCACCGGGTACGCCTACTGGATGTTCCAGGCGCTGGCCATCCAGAACGGCGTTGAACTGATGAACGCGGAAGGCACCAAGACCTACTTCGATGCGCCCAAGGCCGTAGAGGCGCTGCAATTCCTGGTGGACCTGGCCTACAAGCACGAAGTGTCGCCCAAGGGCACCATCGACTGGGCCACCACCCCGCGCGATTTCTTCGAGCGCAAGTCCGCCATCATGTGGACCACCACCGGCAACCTGACCAACGTGCGCACCAACGCGCCCTTCCCCTTCGGCGTGGGCATGCTGCCCGCCAGCGCCCGCCCCGGCTCGCCCACGGGCGGCGGCAACTTCTACATCTTCAAGAAGGCCACCCCCGCCGAGCGCAAGGCCGCCGTCACTTTCGTGCAGTGGATGACCAGCGCGGAACGTGCCGCCCAGTGGGGCATCGACACCGGCTACGTGGCCGTGCGCCCCGACGCGTGGGAAACCCCGGCCATGAAGGACTACGTGGCCAAGTTCCCCGTGGCTGCCGTGGCCCGCGACCAGTTGGCCCACGCCGTGCCCGAACTGTCCACCCACGACAACCAGCGCGTGACCAAGGCGCTGGACGACGCCATCCAGGCCGCCGTGACCGGCTCCAAGAAGCCCGCCGACGCCCTGAAGGACGCCCAGAAGGAAGCGGAACGCATCCTGCGCCGTTACGGCAAGTAGGACTGCGCATTCGCTCGTGGCCGACGGGCCGGGCGATTGAATGCATTGATGACTGGATGAATGCCCCGGCCGGGGCGGGACAATGCGCTCCACCCCGGCCGGGGATATCCGCATCGCACGGGCGGCACGCGGCATCTGCCGTTGGCTGCCATTCCGGAGGTCCACACGTGCCCCCAGCCTTCCGCAGCCCCGCCACCACGCGCACCATCCACGCCTGGCTCCTGCTGCTGCCCGCCCTGGCGTTCATCGCCGCGTTCACCCACTATCCGGCGGTGAACACCTTCATCCACAGCTTCTTTCTGGATGGACGGGGCGGCGCGCCCGCGCAGTTCGTGGGGCTGGAACACTACCAGTACCTGCTGGAGGACGAGGTGTTCCGCAAGGCGCTGGTGAACAACCTGCTGTTCGCCAGCGGCACCATTCCGCTGTCCATCGGGCTGGCCATGGCCATGGCCTTTCTGGTCAACGCGGGGCTGGCCGGGCAGTCGGTGCTGCGGCTGTGCTACTTCGTGCCCACGGTGCTGCCCATGATCGCGGTGGCCAACATCTGGCTGTTCTTCTACACGCCGGAATACGGCCTGCTGGAACAGATTCGCGGGGCGCTGGGCCTCGCCGGGATGAACTGGCTGGGCAGCGAATCCACGGCGCTGCCGTGCGTCATCGCCGTGGCGGTGTGGAAGGATGCGGGCTTCTTCATGATCTTCTACCTTGCGGCGTTGCAGCAGATACCGCCTTCACTGGCCGAGGCGGCCATGCTGGAGGGGGCGTCGCGCCTGTACTACTACCGCAGGGTAGTCATACCGCTGCTGATGCCCACCACCCTGTTCGTGCTGGTGAACGCCACCATCAACGCCTTCCGCATGGTGGACCACCTGTTCGTGCTCACCCAGGGCGGCCCCAACAACGCCAGTTCGCTGCTGCTCTACTACATCTACGAAGTCAGCTTCAAATACTGGGATACCGGCTACGGCGCGGCGCTGACCATGGTGCTGCTGGGCTTTCTGGCGCTGGCCTCCATCGGCCAGTTCGGCTTTCTCGACCGCAAGGTGCACTACAGATGAGCCAGACCAACATCTACGACAGCCGGGGCCTGGCCCGCGTGCTGGACACCGCCGCCGCGTGGACACTGGCCGTGCTGTGGGCGCTGCCGCTGCTGTACGCCGTATGGACGGCCTTTCACCCCTCGGAATTTTCCACCCGCTTCACCCTGGCCGCGCCGCTGACGCTGGACAACTTCCGCGCGGCGTGGGACGCGGCGCCCTTTGCCCGCTACCTGGTCAACACCGTGCTGCTGGTCACCCTGGTGCTGTCCGGGCAACTGGTGCTGTGCACGCTGGCGGCCTATGCCTTCGCCAAGTACGACTTCCCCGGCAAGGGCATATTGTTCGCGCTGGTACTGATGCAACTGATGATCATGCCCGATGTGCTGGTGGTGGAGAACTACCGCACCATGGCGACCATCGGCGTGCTGGATTCCACGCTGGCCATCGGCCTGCCGTACATGGCGTCGGCCTTCGGCATCTTTCTGCTGCGCCAGACCTTCAAGAGCATACCGAAGGAACTGGACGAGGCCGCCGCCGTGGAAGGCGCCAGCACCCTGCAGATTCTCTGGAAGGTCTACGTGCCGCTGGGCAAACCGGTGTACCTGGCCTATGCGCTGGTGTCGGTCAGCTACCACTGGAACAACTTCCTGTGGCCGCTCATCGTCACCAACACCACCAATTCGCGCCCGCTCACCGTGGGCTTGCAGGTGTTCTCGTCCACCGAGCAGGGGGTGGACTGGTCGATCATCACGGCGGCCACGCTGATGACATCCGGCCCGCTGCTGATCGGATTCCTGCTGTTCCAGCGGCAGTTCGTGCAGTCGTTCATGCGGGCGGGGATCAAGTAGGGAGCGGGACCGGGCGGGAGAGAAGCCGCCAGCAAATGCAGACACGATGGCGTGGAGAGCATCCGACCGGGAACCGCCATCAGGACACAGCCATGCCGCAACTCGACATCATTCCCCCGCACGAACTGTCCATACTTGCCCGCTTTCAGGGAGAACCCGCACTGGCCGCCATCCGCCGCGAATTCGTGCCAGCCGTGACCAACCCGGTGTGGCGCGGGCTGGTGGAAGAATTCATGGAACTGGACGAACCGCTGACGCCCTATGCCCACCCCCGATTCGCGGCGTGGAGCTTTGCGGCATCGCCCGGATCGGGCGCGCACCACGGGCACATCGGCGGGCTGGCCCTGCATGTGCTGCAAGACCTGCGCAACGCCCGCGCCCTGGGCGACGCGCACGAGACGCGGGGCCTGCCCCTGGACCGGGACCTGCTATATGCCGCCATCCTGCTGCACGACTGCCTGAAGCGCTTCGTGTACGCCTTTGATGCGGACTATGCCCTGCACAAGTCCGAGGACCCGTTCATCGCCCGCAACGAAGACCACCACTCATGGGTGCTGCGCGAACTGACCGCACGCGGGGCGGACGAAGAAATCATCCTGGCCACTGCCGCCATGCACGGACTGGACGACGTGAGCCTGGCCGAAGGGGTGAAGCCGCTAGCTGTGGTCAACCACTATCTGGATATCGGTCTGACCGGCCTGACCATGCGGCCCGAGGACGTACGGGCAGAGCACACCATCGGCTTTCTGGCCGATTCCGACTGGCCCTGGAGCGGTCGCGCCCAGCAACGCACCCGCGAACTGGCCGAGGCCATGGCCCCCCACTGCGGCGTGCCCGCCGGGTACATGCACCTGTACCTTGGCTCGCGGTTCAGTTTCGAACACGTCGACGGGCTGTTGCAGGACATGGGACGGGAACTGGCCATGGCGCGGTTGCTGGAAAGGATTGAGAAGGAAACGTAGGAATCGGCCCCTTGTTTGGAAGCCCGTCCGGAAAGACAAAACCCCACAGGCGTAAACCTGTGGGGTTCGATATTCTGGTTGCGGGGGCCGGATTTGAACCGACGACCTTCGGGTTATGAGTTTATTAGTCCACGATATTCCTCACCTTTCCCGATCCACCCCAAGCAATCACATTTAAACTATAAAAACAGAATATTGAAGAGAAATATTTAGCTCGAAAGCCCCCTAAACCTTCCCGCGATTTCGCGTTGTCACCCCGCATGAGGTGGGGCTATAGTGGGGCTGGCAACCTCTTCGTGAAACATGCCCATCCCCGCGAGATACCCATGACCACGACGACCTCCACCAGCTACCGCGGCGTTCGTTACCGCGAAAGCCAGACCCGCAAGCACGGCTCGAAGCCTGATCGCTATTTCTTCATCCGGTACAAATCCGATGGTAAACCGAAGGAAGAAGGTGCCGGATGGGCATCCGAAGGCATGACCATCCAGAAGGCATCTCAACTGCGTGCCAGGATCACGGAGAATATCAGGCTGGGGCGACGCCCGCAGTCTCTCGCCGAAATGCGCGAGATGATGCGCGAGGCCCGCGAACAGGCCGCTGTTGAAGAGCGCCGTGCAGCCCATGCGGCCACAACTTTGGACGAATTCTGGGAGAGGCACTACCTGCCCTCTTCTACCCTGCACAAGACGCCACAGACAATGAGGACGGAATCTGGTTACTACGCCAAATGGATCAAGCCGGTACTCGGCAACTCCCCACTCAGCGCCCTTACCCCACCACTCATTGAACAGGTTGCCAGCAGCGCCATGACCGCCGGGCGGAGTGCGGCCACCATCCGCCATCTGCTGGCCATTATCTCCCAAGTCTGGGGCATGGCCCGGAATCATGAAATCGTGAGCGGAGAGTGCCCCTGCACGCGGATCAAGAAACCTCGCAAGGACAACAGGCGGATGCGCTTCCTGACGGAATCCGAAGCAAGCACCCTACTCGCGGAACTCAAAAAAAGATCACAGGACACCCACGACAGCGCCCTACTCTCCCTATTTTGCGGCCTCAGAGCAGGCGAAATCCATGCGCTCACCTGGACGGACCTCAACTTCACTGCAGGGACCATCTACATCCGCGACCCCAAGAACAAACACAGCAGGCATGCGTACATGACCGACGAGGTCCGGGCGATGCTCACGGAGCGCTCCCAAGTCCCGAACGGCACAGAGTACGTCTTCCCGGCCCAGAACGGCGCCAAACGCAACTGGGTATCCGACACCTTCGAGCGCGTCGTCGAGCAACTCGGCCTCAACGAAGGAATCAGCGACACCAGGCAACGCGTGGTCTTCCATACCCTGCGCCACACGTTCGCCAGTTGGCTCGTGCAAAGCGGCACACCGCTGTATACCGTCGCCGAGCTCATGGGGCATACCACGCTTGAGATGACCAAGCGTTACTCGCACCTCAGCCCCGACACTGTCAGGGCCGCAGCGATGAGCCTGCAGGGCAGACTCAGCCAATAGCCCCCCTCCTCGATTTGCCCGTGCATCTACCTGCCAAACACTAGAGCCTTCCCCTAAAGGGGAAGGCTCTAGCTAGACACACCAAAAACTCCCAAGACATTGTTTTTATTAAAAAAACAGAAGAAGCACTCAAACCCATAACGCCAAGCCCTGTCAAGACGTCTAACACACTGAAATTACAGTTACAGCCAACAGCACCCACGAATCGTCAAGCCAACTTACCAAGCCTCGACGCCGTCAACTCGTCGGTCAAACTTGGCAACATGGCATCACCTGCGGACCACACACCTCCGGTCCTTTGCCCCCCCCCAATTGCTTGTCCGCCTCCCCACAGGCAAGACAGGGGCAAGTGAGTGCCCTCCGCACACTCAGTGAGAGGCACTTCCCCCTTCACCCCTTCAAATTTGAAGCACCAACGGCGTGTAACTTGAGAGTACCGAATCGCCGGTAATCAGCCGCATGGGTTCGGCCATGGCCTGGGAGACCAGCATATGGTCAAAGGGGTCATTGTGGTGCCTCGGAAGGGTCGCGAGCATCTCTGCATGCGCACCAAGAAGGGGAAGCTCAAGGAAACCACTCTCCTGCGCTGCAGCACGAAGCACGGACAACTCGGCATCAAGCTTGCCGATGCGTGTCTTGATGGCGATCTCCCACCAAGACACGGAACTGACAAAGACCTCGTTCTCATCAGCAAGCAGCAGTTCCCGAACAGGCGCAATGCGCGGGGAATCGGTCAGCGCCCAGAGAAGCGCGTTGGTGTCCAGCAGCAGTCTCATTCTTCGCTCCCTTCAAACGCCGCAAGAAGTTCCGGCGGCAGAGGAGCGTCGAAATCGTCGGGAACCTTCAGTTTGCCCTTCAGAAGACCAAGACGCTTTTTCGGCTTAGCACTTGCGGCCGACTTAAGGACGGCCTCTGCTCGACCATAGCTGCCGATGAAAATGGTTTCACCACCTGCCGCACGTTTTACCAGCTGCGACAGAGAGCTCTTGGCCTGGTGCATGGGGACGATATTCATAGCCACCTCCATATGCCACTCCTTTCCTATTCAGCCTTAGCTAGAGCTTAGCCCGAAGTCAAGGAGAGCGCTTCCGGCACCGGACGAGTAGCAAACCCAAAATAGTTATCGGCTGACCGGCGTGTGTGGTGGGGTACGCTAAGCACGGCAGTGTCAAGTAAATACTATTTCTGTGCACACTGTCGAAATAAGTATGACATAATATTATGCGCAACAGTTCAAGAACATCACATTTGAACACAAAAAAAGACACAAAATACACAACCAATCAACACATGCTAAAATAGTAATATCAAATCAATCAAAAATATAAAATCAAACCAGTAGACTGACAAGCAATCAAAACATAACAAACCAACAAACAAACTTCAATAACACAACCTACTCCCACCTAAAAACAAGTTGCCCTCCAAAGCTACGCACAATACAACATAACGAACAATAACAAAACGAAACATAATAAAATCAATGCTATATATCACCCTTTCCCAAGCCAGTACACACAAGTGCTGGCTTATTTTTCGAGCAACAACCAGTCACAACAGGAAAGAACATCATGCACATCGAAGAAAACATCTACAGAAATTACCAGATACAAGCGTACCCAACCATGCCATGTCGCACCGACATCCTTGATGCCATCATCGACCGCATTGAGCACATGACCCAACGCTTCAGCAGAGTACTCTTCATCCGATTCGATTTACGCCTCCCTAGGTGGTATGCATGCCCTACCACAAAAAACCCACTCACCATCTTTTTCAATAGCTTCGGACAACACCTGCGTCGCAAGGACATCGCCTTCCAGTACGTCTGGGTACGTGAACAATCCAGAGAAAAACACCAACATTACCACGTGATGCTCCTCCTAAATGGCAACCTCACATGCCACAGTTGGAACCACACTGAAAAGGCTGAACACCTCTGGCAAAAAGCCCTTGGGATAAAACAGGAAGGATTACTGCAACGATGTGACACCGCCAGAAACGGCAGCCACCACCCGGATTTCATCCATATGAATCGTCATGATCAGAGCTACGAGCGGGATATCGAGAGATGCGTGGAGTGGGCCAGCTACCTGGCCAAGACGAAGACGAAAGGCTATGCGCCGTTACGTGCAAGAGAATGGGGAGCGAGAATATTTCCCAAACCATTCTGAAACGTTGAGTTACGTTCGCCCCCCCCACTAGGGAATGACGTTGCAACCTGATGGGGGGGGGTTATGTCACAGCGGAACTTTATGACGTATAGCAAGGAATTTAAGGAGGCTGCGGTCAAGCTCTATCTTGAGGGCAATAAGGGCTACCAGCAGTTAACCAATGAATTGGG
It contains:
- a CDS encoding YagK/YfjJ domain-containing protein, with the protein product MHIEENIYRNYQIQAYPTMPCRTDILDAIIDRIEHMTQRFSRVLFIRFDLRLPRWYACPTTKNPLTIFFNSFGQHLRRKDIAFQYVWVREQSREKHQHYHVMLLLNGNLTCHSWNHTEKAEHLWQKALGIKQEGLLQRCDTARNGSHHPDFIHMNRHDQSYERDIERCVEWASYLAKTKTKGYAPLRAREWGARIFPKPF